CAGAGCAATATTGATCAAGCGATCCAGAAATTCGTAAGCACGCTCACGACGCAAGGTCACCATGCAACCAATAGGCATATCCTCACGCAGCTTAAAGCCCGCAATCGACTTCTTGGCCTTCGTGATAACCGGCTTCTGACCAGTGATCTTCCCCAGCTCATCGACAGCTGATTCCAGCAACTTGATATTCTGGATGGCTTCACCGATACCCATATTGACGACAACCTTCTCAACACGGGGTACCTGCATAGCGTTGTTCAGACCCAGATCCTTGCGCAGCTTCGGTGCAAGCTCTTCGAAATATTTATCTTTTAACCTGGCCATTTATATCTCCATTACTTGTCAACGACTTCGTTGCATTTTTTGCAAAAACGAGCCTTGGTACCATCTTCCAGTACACGGATACCGGTGCGTGAAGGCTGATTG
This is a stretch of genomic DNA from uncultured Desulfuromonas sp.. It encodes these proteins:
- the rplE gene encoding 50S ribosomal protein L5, with amino-acid sequence MARLKDKYFEELAPKLRKDLGLNNAMQVPRVEKVVVNMGIGEAIQNIKLLESAVDELGKITGQKPVITKAKKSIAGFKLREDMPIGCMVTLRRERAYEFLDRLINIALPRVRDFKGVSAKAFDGRGNYTLGVREQIIFPEIDLEKVAKVGGLNISIVTNATTDEQGRALLTELGMPFRK